In Pseudomonas fluorescens NCIMB 11764, a single window of DNA contains:
- a CDS encoding L-carnitine dehydrogenase produces MTFITEIKTFAALGSGVIGSGWVSRALAHGLDVVAWDPAPGAEAALRKRVANAWGALEKQGLAPGASQDRLRFVATIEECVRDADFIQESAPERLDLKLELHSKISAAAKPDALIGSSTSGLLPSEFYESSTHPERCVVGHPFNPVYLLPLVEVVGGRNTAPEAVQAAMKVYESLGMRPLHVRKEVPGFIADRLLEALWREALHLVNDGVATTGEIDDAIRFGAGLRWSFMGTFLTYTLAGGDAGMRHFMAQFGPALQLPWTYLPAPELTDKLIDDVVDGTSDQLGKHSISALERYRDDCLLAVLEAVKTTKEKHGMAFAD; encoded by the coding sequence ATGACTTTTATCACCGAAATCAAAACCTTCGCCGCCCTGGGCAGCGGTGTCATCGGCAGCGGCTGGGTCTCCCGTGCTCTCGCCCACGGCCTCGACGTGGTGGCCTGGGACCCGGCGCCCGGTGCCGAAGCCGCCCTGCGCAAACGCGTCGCCAATGCCTGGGGCGCGCTGGAGAAACAAGGCCTGGCGCCCGGTGCTTCGCAAGATCGCCTGCGCTTTGTCGCGACCATCGAAGAGTGTGTTCGCGATGCCGATTTCATTCAGGAAAGCGCCCCGGAACGCCTCGATCTGAAACTGGAACTGCACAGCAAAATCAGCGCGGCGGCCAAGCCCGATGCCTTGATCGGCTCCAGCACTTCGGGCCTGTTGCCGAGCGAGTTCTACGAGAGCTCGACCCACCCGGAACGCTGCGTGGTCGGCCACCCGTTCAACCCGGTTTATCTGTTGCCCCTGGTGGAAGTGGTCGGCGGCAGGAACACTGCCCCGGAAGCCGTTCAAGCCGCCATGAAAGTCTACGAATCCTTGGGCATGCGTCCGCTCCATGTGCGCAAGGAAGTGCCAGGATTCATCGCCGACCGTTTGCTCGAAGCACTGTGGCGCGAGGCGCTGCACCTGGTCAACGACGGTGTGGCGACCACCGGTGAAATCGACGACGCGATCCGTTTTGGCGCGGGTCTGCGCTGGTCGTTCATGGGCACCTTTTTGACTTACACCCTGGCCGGCGGCGATGCCGGCATGCGGCACTTCATGGCGCAGTTCGGGCCGGCGTTGCAATTGCCGTGGACGTACCTGCCAGCACCGGAACTGACCGACAAGTTGATCGACGATGTGGTGGACGGCACCAGTGATCAGTTGGGCAAGCACAGCATTTCCGCGCTGGAGCGCTATCGTGATGATTGCTTGCTGGCGGTGCTGGAAGCAGTGAAAACCACCAAAGAGAAGCATGGGATGGCCTTCGCCGACTAA
- a CDS encoding 3-keto-5-aminohexanoate cleavage protein gives MNHDVIITCALTGAGDTTSKSPHVPVTPKQIAAAAVEAAKAGATVVHCHVRNPETGKFSRDVALYREVMERIREADVDIIVNLTAGMGGDLEIGAGENPMEFGPNTDLVGPLTRLAHVEELLPEICTLDCGTLNFGDGDTIYVSTPAQLRAGAKRIQELGVKAELEIFDTGHLWFAKQLIKEGLLDDPLFQLCLGIPWGAPADTTTMKAMVDNLPANAVWAGFGIGRMQMPMAAQAVLLGGNVRVGLEDNIWLDKGVLATNGQLVERASEILSRLGARVLTPAEGRAKMGLTKRG, from the coding sequence ATGAACCACGACGTCATCATCACCTGCGCACTTACCGGTGCTGGCGACACGACCAGCAAAAGCCCACACGTGCCGGTCACCCCGAAACAAATCGCCGCTGCTGCCGTGGAAGCCGCCAAGGCCGGCGCCACCGTGGTCCACTGCCACGTGCGCAACCCCGAAACCGGCAAATTCAGCCGTGACGTGGCGCTGTACCGCGAAGTGATGGAGCGCATCCGCGAGGCCGACGTCGACATCATCGTCAACCTCACCGCCGGCATGGGCGGTGACCTGGAAATCGGCGCCGGCGAGAACCCGATGGAGTTCGGTCCGAACACCGATCTGGTCGGTCCACTGACCCGCCTGGCCCACGTCGAAGAACTGCTGCCGGAAATCTGCACCCTCGATTGCGGCACCCTGAACTTCGGCGACGGCGACACCATTTACGTGTCCACTCCGGCGCAGTTGCGTGCTGGCGCCAAACGCATTCAAGAGCTGGGCGTGAAGGCCGAGCTGGAAATCTTCGACACCGGTCACCTGTGGTTCGCCAAACAGTTGATCAAGGAAGGCCTGCTCGACGACCCGCTGTTCCAGCTCTGCCTGGGCATCCCGTGGGGCGCGCCGGCGGATACCACCACCATGAAAGCCATGGTCGACAACCTGCCGGCAAATGCCGTGTGGGCCGGTTTCGGCATCGGTCGCATGCAGATGCCGATGGCGGCGCAAGCGGTGCTGCTGGGGGGCAACGTGCGGGTCGGTCTGGAAGACAACATCTGGCTGGACAAGGGTGTGCTGGCAACCAACGGCCAACTGGTCGAACGCGCCTCGGAAATCCTCAGTCGCCTCGGCGCCCGGGTTCTGACGCCGGCGGAAGGCCGGGCAAAAATGGGCCTGACCAAGCGCGGTTGA